gtcaggactagagatgagcgcacttTAGTATGCTTATCTCTACTCAGTACTCAAGGAAGGCCTGACTGACCAAAGCTTCCCTCAGCAATATTAACTATGatgagacaatccctttaagtatacacACAAAAATAGAAGAAACCACTCAGACACGGCAATTAGTGTGAAATAATATGAAGTTTATTGTATGTGTATTTGGATGTGGTTGTTACCTCCCAGTACAGCGACACTCAGGACAGGAAaaaaccccaggggggaaaaccTGCAGGGAAGCCATGGCCGCTGTACTACCCTTCCTCTGGCATACTAAGGGAGGTAACACTATAACAtttctgtgtgtgtgagtgtgtgtgtgtgtgtgtgtgtgtgtgtgtgtgtgagtgtgtgtgtgtgacagtgtaGGTTGGTgtttgtgaataaaataaaaaaggatacctCATTGCTGATCTTGGCTttgggatcctcttctccttggtGGTCTTCATTCTTCCTCACCggaatcctcctctgtgtctgtcTAGCAGATTTCCCCCTTGCACGGATGGAGCTGGAGGGCCTTACACAGGGAGCAAGACGGAGGGATCCTCGATGGGCCATAGGTGGTAAATTCTTTAGGATCCCTCAGGTAATAGCGAATGGCCCAGCTGTGGTggatcttcctctcccttctccagGCCCAATGCAAGGGTTCTTCTGCCATGACCTAGAATGAAAGAGAATATGCATTACAATAATATTATTACCACAGACTCTACATCAAGACTGGAGAGATTTATTTTCTCTTTACTCACCAGATCACAGGTGGTCCGGTCCACCCAAGCACGAAATCCAATACGGTGGAGCAACTGGTTGCGTCTATGGAGAAGCTCTTCTTTCTTCGCAGTCCAAGTGGTTCCTCCGGCCCAGGCGCAGATCTCTCGCCGAAAATCTTCCTCGTCTTCCTCAAACTGGTTTGCTAGGAACCTGTAAAATATCACAATAGCAGATGAAACAAGTCAGAACAGTGTAGAGCTGGTAAGCTGTAAGAAAACAAGGACCTGGTGATAATAAAAGATACTCACAGAGCTGGAAAAAAGTTCCTTCTATATTCCTCGGTACATAGGTGTCCTCTCCGAAGGTACACGAGGACCATGGCCAGGAGGTactagagggaggaggaagacagtgagaggttactatAGATTTACTTCCTACAAAACTGATAGACAAGTGCGGTGCTGCTCCTGGAATCCTGGAATTCATGTAGAATATAAAACAATTACC
Above is a window of Dendropsophus ebraccatus isolate aDenEbr1 chromosome 7, aDenEbr1.pat, whole genome shotgun sequence DNA encoding:
- the LOC138796950 gene encoding speedy protein 1-A-like isoform X3, coding for MTSRKRKRELISQYEEEAEASTTQEEAQKKRKKERTPQQEEMDAFISLLDDIHINTFLARDRCMRISDKYLLAMVLVYLRRGHLCTEEYRRNFFPALFLANQFEEDEEDFRREICAWAGGTTWTAKKEELLHRRNQLLHRIGFRAWVDRTTCDLVMAEEPLHWAWRRERKIHHSWAIRYYLRDPKEFTTYGPSRIPPSCSLCKALQLHPCKGEIC
- the LOC138796950 gene encoding speedy protein 1-A-like isoform X2 gives rise to the protein MEGYLYIDQIVSSAMSSLHLEASTTQEEAQKKRKKERTPQQEEMDAFISLLDDIHINTFLARDRCMRISDKYLLAMVLVYLRRGHLCTEEYRRNFFPALFLANQFEEDEEDFRREICAWAGGTTWTAKKEELLHRRNQLLHRIGFRAWVDRTTCDLVMAEEPLHWAWRRERKIHHSWAIRYYLRDPKEFTTYGPSRIPPSCSLCKALQLHPCKGEIC
- the LOC138796950 gene encoding speedy protein 1-A-like isoform X1 translates to MPGPLVQTPTAQYTVILQWKPRSDKSHEASTTQEEAQKKRKKERTPQQEEMDAFISLLDDIHINTFLARDRCMRISDKYLLAMVLVYLRRGHLCTEEYRRNFFPALFLANQFEEDEEDFRREICAWAGGTTWTAKKEELLHRRNQLLHRIGFRAWVDRTTCDLVMAEEPLHWAWRRERKIHHSWAIRYYLRDPKEFTTYGPSRIPPSCSLCKALQLHPCKGEIC